A genomic window from Carassius auratus strain Wakin unplaced genomic scaffold, ASM336829v1 scaf_tig00025933, whole genome shotgun sequence includes:
- the LOC113078538 gene encoding uncharacterized protein LOC113078538 gives MLFKVQYQHHRKYIKLTGSSYDSVIKDVKQKFDISTDRKVYLADETGTEVDEDVFADIIEQKPDTLWMVVDAVAVADSPAHTSYPSSNKTNTPSLNSVASSSDTQPSDSDGPFFPPKRARCDDHLQEAKELVKSVLEKKPAGEKIFQEYETTGKITDSTRRILVNALVGDMIDKYGSIPPKDIRVKYAVGIVTLFPSLKDPYSRKGYEHFYDAEGNSGYIAWRLKTVQRNNRCSRTTSDDKCERRGPRTERVFSTTEKQLEGDRCQEAISFLKHCSDPEQVTAKMKSTFQFRQKMIHDPEKSSSVLSLFPRFLDTKGLVLQDFELLFGVETASKLLEKWDSTLKPKTSPSHCF, from the exons ATGCTGTTTAAAGTGCAGTACCAACATCACAGAAAGTACATAAAGCTTACTGGATCGTCTTATGATTCTGTAATCAAGGATG TCAAGCAGAAGTTTGACATCTCCACAGATCGTAAGGTTTATTTAGCTGATGAGACTGGAACAGAAGTAGATGAAGATGTTTTTGCTGACATAATTGAGCAAAAGCCTGACACTCTCTGGATGGTAGTTGATGCTGTGGCTGTAGCAG ACTCCCCTGCACACACAAGCTATCCATCTTCAAATAAGACCAATACACCATCACTTAATTCAGTTGCATCATCGTCAGACACACAGCCATCAGACAGCGATGGTCCTTTCTTTCCACCTAAAAGAGCTCGTTGTGATGACCATTTGCAAGAAGCTAAGGag cttgtgaaaagtgttttagaaaaaaagCCTGCTGGGGAGAAGATATTTCAGGAATACGAAACAACTGGGAAAATCACAGATTCCACAAGACGGATTCTTGTGAACGCATTAGTTGGAGACATGATTGATAAATATGG gAGTATTCCACCTAAGGACATCAGAGTTAAATATGCAGTTGGGATTGTGACTCTGTTTCCCTCTCTCAAGGATCCCTATTCCAGAAAAGGCTAT GAACACTTCTATGATGCAGAAGGTAACTCCGGATATATAGCATGGAGACTGAAGACAGTTCAACGTAACAACCGTTGCAGCAGAACCACTTCTGATGATAAATGTGAGAGGAGGGGTCCTCGAACCGAAAGAGTGTTTTCCACAACAGAAAAGCAGCTAGAAGGAGATCGCTGTCAAGAAGCCATTTCATTTTTGAAACATTGTTCGGATCCAGAACAAGTGACTGCAAAGATGAAATCTACTTTCCAGTTTCGCCAAAAAATGATCCATGATCCTGAAAAATCCTCATCTGTTCTTTCCTTATTTCCAAGGTTTCTTGACACAAAAGGACTT GTGCTTCAAGACTTTGAGTTACTATTTGGAGTGGAGACTGCATCTAAACTTCTGGAGAAGTGGGACTCTACTCTGAAGCCAAAAACCTCACCCAGTCACTGCTTTTGA